One stretch of Zingiber officinale cultivar Zhangliang chromosome 6B, Zo_v1.1, whole genome shotgun sequence DNA includes these proteins:
- the LOC121991117 gene encoding uncharacterized protein LOC121991117, translated as MTDITPFHVVYGGEAVVYVEVGVESDRVHLYDEGNAERTYMELDLVDEARDKAVIQPIAYRQRMKQSYNRRVIPRSFQVNDLVRKRIKSVGDVNKLEAPWVGPYKVIQKFRSGAYYLEDEDRRQLEWLWSTNHLQPYKAG; from the coding sequence ATGACCGACATAACACCATTCCATGTGGTGTATGGTGGGGAAGCGGTGGTCTAcgtggaggtcggagtagaatctgACCGGGTTCATCTCTATGATGAGGGGAACGCTGAGCGGACGTACATGGAGCTCGATTTGGTGGACGAGGCACGGGACAAGGCTGTCATTCAGCCGATAGCATATCGACAACGTATGAAGCAGAGCTACAACCGGAGGGTGATCCCAAGATCCTTCCAAGTCAATGATTTGGTCCGAAAGAGAATCAAGTCGGTTGGTGACGTCAACAAGCTCGAGGCACCTTGggtgggaccttacaaggtcATACAGAAATTCCGCTCGGGGGCCTACTACCTAGAGGACGAAGACAGAAGACAGCTTGAGTGGCTATGGAGCAcgaaccatctccaaccctacaaggccggatga